One genomic segment of Halorientalis litorea includes these proteins:
- a CDS encoding phosphonate C-P lyase system protein PhnL, with protein sequence MTVLTVESLDKTFDMHVLGDKQVVGLDDVTFSVDAGEFVAVVGESGSGKSSLLKCIYRTYEPSGGRVVYHGADGTVDLASCDDRTVLGLRGDAIGYTSQFLDEIPRVPAVDVVARPLRERGCEGETARERAEMLLSRLGLPEELWAAYPATFSGGERQRVNLAQAIAPKPDLLLLDEPTSALDPETRAAAIDLLGEYLDDGTTVLGVFHNRDVVEAVADRVVVLDDAQVERVVPIAEYEGEVVA encoded by the coding sequence ATGACAGTACTGACAGTCGAGAGTCTCGACAAGACGTTCGACATGCACGTCCTCGGCGACAAGCAAGTCGTCGGACTGGACGACGTGACGTTCTCCGTCGACGCCGGCGAATTCGTCGCCGTCGTCGGCGAGTCCGGCAGCGGCAAGTCGTCGCTGCTGAAATGTATCTACCGGACCTACGAACCGTCCGGTGGGCGAGTCGTCTACCACGGTGCGGACGGGACGGTCGATTTGGCGTCGTGTGACGACCGCACGGTACTCGGCCTCCGCGGGGACGCCATCGGGTACACGTCGCAGTTCCTCGACGAGATTCCGCGGGTCCCTGCGGTCGATGTCGTCGCCCGGCCGCTCAGAGAGCGCGGATGTGAGGGCGAAACAGCCCGTGAGCGTGCCGAAATGCTGTTGTCACGGCTCGGCCTCCCCGAGGAACTGTGGGCGGCGTATCCGGCGACGTTCTCGGGCGGCGAGCGCCAGCGGGTCAACCTCGCACAGGCAATCGCGCCGAAACCGGACCTCCTCCTGTTGGACGAACCGACCAGCGCGCTCGACCCGGAGACGCGGGCGGCGGCCATCGACCTGCTCGGCGAGTACCTCGACGACGGGACGACGGTTCTCGGTGTCTTCCACAACCGCGACGTGGTCGAGGCAGTCGCCGACCGGGTGGTCGTCCTCGACGACGCACAGGTCGAGCGTGTCGTCCCCATCGCGGAGTACGAGGGGGAGGTGGTCGCGTGA